In Burkholderia sp. GAS332, one DNA window encodes the following:
- a CDS encoding L-2-hydroxyglutarate oxidase LhgO produces MDQIECVVIGAGVIGLAVARALAARGREVIVLEAAEAIGVGTSSRNSEVIHAGIYYPRGSLKAALCVRGREMLYDYCVEHNVPHSRCGKLLVATSRNQIPQLESIMAKGRENGVLDLMRINGDQAQALEPALECVEAVFSPQTGIVDSHQLMLAIQGDAERDGAVCAFHAPVEAIEASNGRFIIKVGGGAPTTISAACVINSAGLQANALARTIRGLDARHVPPLYLARGNYFSISGRAPFSRLIYPMPNEAGLGVHLTIDLGGQARFGPDVEWVDVINYDVDPHRADSFYAAIRAYWPALPDDALQPAYAGIRPKLSGPGEPAADFVIQGPAAHGVRGLVNLFGIESPGLTASLAIAQRVCELSGRA; encoded by the coding sequence ATGGATCAAATCGAATGTGTAGTGATCGGCGCAGGCGTGATCGGTCTCGCGGTGGCGCGGGCACTGGCGGCGCGCGGGCGCGAGGTGATCGTGCTGGAAGCGGCGGAAGCGATCGGCGTGGGCACCAGCTCGCGCAATAGCGAGGTGATTCACGCGGGGATCTACTATCCGCGTGGCTCACTGAAAGCGGCGCTCTGTGTGCGCGGCCGCGAGATGCTCTACGACTACTGCGTCGAGCACAACGTGCCGCATTCGCGCTGCGGCAAACTACTGGTGGCCACCTCGCGCAACCAGATTCCTCAGCTCGAAAGCATCATGGCGAAGGGGCGCGAGAACGGCGTACTCGACCTGATGCGGATCAACGGCGACCAGGCGCAAGCGCTCGAGCCCGCGCTCGAATGTGTGGAGGCCGTGTTCTCGCCGCAGACGGGCATCGTCGATAGTCACCAGCTGATGCTGGCGATTCAGGGCGACGCCGAGCGCGACGGCGCGGTGTGTGCGTTCCATGCGCCGGTCGAGGCGATCGAAGCGAGCAACGGCCGCTTCATCATCAAGGTGGGTGGCGGCGCGCCGACCACGATCAGCGCCGCCTGTGTGATCAACAGCGCCGGCTTGCAGGCGAACGCGCTGGCGCGCACGATTCGCGGCCTCGACGCGCGCCATGTGCCACCGCTCTACCTCGCGCGCGGCAACTACTTCAGCATCTCGGGGCGGGCGCCGTTCAGCCGCCTGATCTATCCGATGCCGAACGAAGCCGGTCTCGGCGTGCATCTGACGATCGATCTCGGCGGCCAGGCGCGCTTCGGTCCCGACGTCGAATGGGTCGACGTGATCAATTACGACGTCGACCCGCATCGTGCGGATTCCTTTTACGCGGCGATTCGCGCGTACTGGCCCGCGCTTCCCGACGATGCCTTGCAGCCCGCCTATGCAGGGATTCGTCCGAAGCTTTCCGGCCCAGGCGAGCCCGCCGCCGACTTTGTGATCCAGGGGCCGGCCGCGCATGGTGTGCGCGGGCTCGTCAATCTGTTCGGTATCGAGTCGCCGGGATTGACGGCCTCGCTGGCGATCGCGCAGCGCGTGTGCGAATTGAGCGGGCGCGCCTAA
- a CDS encoding monosaccharide ABC transporter ATP-binding protein, CUT2 family yields the protein MTESGKETPHAPLTPSPLLEMQDIGISFGGVPALRSANLSVAAGEVHALIGQNGAGKSTMIKILTGAYRRGSGSVRFEGREVDFRTPKQAREAGISTIYQEINLVPFRSVAENIFLGREPRRFGLIDWRAVQQRAAALLDSFGLQIDVKKPVSRYSTAIQQMVALARAVSSDAKMVIMDESTSSLDEREVELLFTVVRKLRDDGRAVIFVSHRLDELYALCDRVTVMRDGQTVAQSTMAEMDKLQLVTTMLGRTLAAVVQEDATTREANLARRGKQAIAATHLSAHPKVSDVSLEVHAGEAVGLAGLLGSGRTETMRLMFGADPLEQGALSIGGEAVALKSPQDAIARGLAYLTEDRKAEGIVPELSVRDNLTLVCLRTLAKHGVVDVKKQQVIVDRFIASLGIKLRSPDQPIRELSGGNQQKVLLARWLAAEPSLLLLDEPTRGIDVGAKADVAKIVRELRDAGLAVLLSASELEELTAVADRAVVIRDGRTVAELNGADMSETAIMDAIAYGSEGQSQLAEAAQTAHIEDALEGDRHGA from the coding sequence GTGACGGAATCCGGCAAAGAAACGCCACACGCGCCCCTTACCCCTTCGCCACTGCTGGAGATGCAGGACATCGGCATCAGCTTCGGCGGCGTACCCGCGTTGCGCAGCGCCAATCTGAGCGTGGCAGCCGGCGAAGTGCACGCGCTGATCGGCCAGAACGGCGCCGGCAAATCGACCATGATCAAGATCCTGACCGGCGCCTATCGGCGCGGCTCGGGCAGCGTGCGCTTCGAAGGCCGCGAAGTCGATTTCCGCACGCCGAAGCAGGCGCGCGAAGCCGGCATCAGCACGATCTATCAGGAGATCAACCTGGTGCCGTTCCGCTCGGTGGCGGAGAACATTTTCCTCGGCCGCGAGCCACGCCGCTTCGGCCTGATCGACTGGCGCGCGGTGCAGCAACGCGCCGCCGCCCTGCTCGACTCGTTCGGCTTGCAGATCGATGTGAAGAAACCGGTCAGCCGCTATTCGACCGCGATCCAGCAGATGGTGGCGCTGGCGCGCGCGGTGTCGTCGGATGCGAAGATGGTCATCATGGACGAGTCCACCTCGTCGCTCGATGAACGCGAAGTGGAGCTGCTTTTCACCGTAGTGCGCAAATTGCGCGACGACGGCCGCGCGGTGATCTTCGTCTCGCACCGCCTCGACGAACTCTATGCGCTATGCGACCGCGTCACGGTGATGCGCGACGGCCAGACGGTCGCGCAAAGCACGATGGCGGAGATGGACAAACTGCAACTCGTCACGACGATGCTCGGCCGCACGCTTGCCGCCGTCGTGCAGGAAGACGCCACGACCCGCGAAGCGAACCTCGCGCGGCGCGGCAAGCAGGCGATCGCCGCGACGCATCTGAGCGCCCACCCGAAAGTGAGCGACGTATCGCTCGAAGTGCATGCGGGCGAAGCGGTCGGTCTCGCGGGGCTGCTCGGCTCGGGCCGAACCGAAACCATGCGTCTGATGTTCGGCGCCGATCCGCTCGAACAAGGCGCGTTGTCGATTGGCGGCGAGGCGGTGGCGCTGAAGTCGCCGCAGGACGCGATCGCGCGCGGCCTCGCCTACCTCACTGAGGACCGCAAAGCCGAAGGCATCGTCCCCGAACTCTCGGTACGCGACAACCTCACGCTCGTCTGCTTGCGCACGCTGGCGAAGCACGGCGTGGTCGACGTGAAGAAACAGCAGGTGATCGTCGACCGGTTCATTGCGTCACTCGGTATCAAGCTGCGCTCGCCCGACCAGCCGATTCGCGAACTCTCGGGCGGCAATCAGCAGAAAGTCCTGCTCGCGCGCTGGCTCGCGGCCGAACCGTCACTGCTGCTGCTCGACGAACCGACGCGCGGGATCGACGTCGGCGCCAAAGCCGACGTGGCGAAGATCGTGCGCGAACTGCGCGATGCGGGCCTCGCCGTGCTGCTATCCGCATCCGAACTCGAGGAACTGACGGCGGTGGCCGACCGCGCGGTGGTGATCCGCGATGGCCGGACTGTCGCCGAACTGAACGGCGCGGACATGAGCGAGACCGCGATCATGGACGCCATCGCCTACGGCAGCGAAGGCCAGTCGCAACTGGCCGAAGCCGCCCAGACCGCACATATCGAAGACGCGTTGGAGGGCGACCGTCATGGCGCTTAA
- a CDS encoding ATP-dependent Lon protease: MTTAMVKQEIAVASFSRVYDLDQVEHALNDLGEGANEALRATYEKMLKTGNLRFCVKPNRMPSIDDLIDALPNFSAPLDDIRKQVALCLETEDRLELMPILLLGDPGIGKTHFAKQLARLLGTAYQYVAMSSLTAGWILSGASSQWKNAKPGKVFDALVNGSYANPVIAVDEIDKATGDSQYDPLGALYALLEHDTAQTFIDEFAEIPINAGHVIWIATANDERSIPEPILNRMNVYEIPPPDRDGARRIAQSIYDEIRSAHNWGLRFPETLGDAALDALKLASPREMRRAILNGFGAARIAGRDRIEADDIRLDHGNRRKPIGF, encoded by the coding sequence ATGACAACAGCAATGGTCAAACAGGAAATTGCCGTAGCGTCTTTCAGCCGGGTGTACGACCTCGATCAGGTCGAGCACGCGCTGAACGATCTCGGCGAAGGCGCGAACGAGGCGCTGCGCGCCACTTACGAAAAGATGTTGAAAACCGGCAATCTGCGCTTCTGCGTCAAGCCGAACCGGATGCCCTCGATCGACGATCTGATCGATGCGCTGCCCAACTTTTCAGCACCGCTCGACGACATCCGCAAGCAGGTCGCCTTGTGTCTCGAGACTGAAGACCGGCTCGAACTGATGCCGATCCTGCTGCTCGGCGACCCCGGTATCGGCAAGACGCACTTTGCCAAGCAGTTGGCGCGCCTGCTCGGTACCGCCTATCAATACGTGGCGATGAGTTCGCTGACGGCGGGGTGGATTTTGTCGGGCGCCTCGTCGCAGTGGAAGAACGCGAAGCCGGGCAAGGTGTTCGATGCGCTGGTGAACGGCAGCTACGCGAATCCTGTGATCGCTGTCGACGAAATTGACAAGGCCACCGGCGATTCGCAATACGATCCGCTCGGCGCGCTTTACGCGCTGCTGGAGCACGACACGGCGCAGACCTTCATCGACGAATTCGCCGAGATTCCGATCAATGCCGGCCACGTGATCTGGATCGCGACGGCGAACGACGAGCGCTCGATCCCGGAGCCCATCCTGAATCGGATGAACGTGTACGAGATTCCGCCGCCGGATCGTGACGGCGCACGCCGTATCGCGCAATCGATCTACGACGAGATTCGCTCGGCGCATAACTGGGGGCTGCGCTTTCCCGAAACGCTCGGCGACGCCGCGCTCGATGCGCTGAAGCTGGCATCGCCCCGTGAAATGCGGCGCGCGATTCTGAATGGCTTCGGCGCGGCGCGTATCGCCGGACGGGATCGGATCGAAGCCGACGACATCCGTCTGGATCACGGAAATCGCCGGAAACCGATCGGTTTTTGA
- a CDS encoding monosaccharide ABC transporter membrane protein, CUT2 family, whose protein sequence is MKKNLPILLALVALVVLGLVRYDHFGSAYNITSFWRYNSTFALISIGMAFVIITGGIDLSVGTVAALASVVAALTSAYGGWVAVVAGCAAGMAVGVLNGLIITRLKILPFIVTLATSLGAHGVALLLGKNDAVSIAADSNFGNFGQGDLFGLPIPGIVAVVAAVAGWLALRSTRFGRHSLAIGGSEEAARLMGLNVDRTLVMAYAVSGLLAGMAGVILAAQFGAGQPNEGVGWELFAISAVVLGGTLLTGGEGSIAMTIAGVLLLGLVFNLLNFENGLGFISLSAYWQSVIRGVFLLLVIVLQARVLKQRGKKRVAAAA, encoded by the coding sequence ATGAAAAAGAACCTTCCTATCCTGCTTGCACTGGTCGCGCTAGTCGTGCTCGGCCTCGTGCGCTACGACCACTTCGGCTCGGCCTACAACATCACCTCGTTCTGGCGCTACAACTCGACGTTCGCGCTGATCTCGATCGGCATGGCCTTCGTGATTATCACGGGCGGGATCGACTTGTCGGTCGGCACGGTGGCCGCTTTGGCAAGCGTCGTGGCCGCGTTGACCAGCGCGTACGGCGGCTGGGTCGCCGTCGTGGCCGGCTGCGCGGCGGGGATGGCCGTCGGCGTGCTCAACGGCCTGATCATCACGCGGCTGAAAATCCTGCCCTTCATCGTGACGCTCGCGACCAGCCTCGGCGCGCACGGCGTCGCGCTGCTGCTCGGCAAGAACGATGCGGTGTCGATTGCCGCCGACTCGAACTTCGGCAACTTCGGTCAAGGCGATCTGTTCGGACTGCCGATTCCAGGCATCGTCGCGGTCGTCGCGGCGGTCGCCGGCTGGCTCGCGCTGCGCAGCACGCGCTTCGGACGGCATTCGCTGGCCATCGGCGGCAGCGAGGAAGCGGCGCGGCTGATGGGCCTGAACGTCGACCGCACACTGGTGATGGCTTACGCGGTAAGTGGCCTGCTCGCCGGCATGGCGGGGGTGATCCTCGCCGCGCAGTTCGGCGCGGGACAGCCGAACGAAGGCGTCGGCTGGGAGCTGTTCGCGATCTCGGCGGTGGTGCTTGGCGGCACCTTGCTGACCGGCGGCGAAGGCTCGATTGCGATGACGATTGCCGGCGTGCTGCTGCTCGGGTTGGTGTTCAATCTTCTGAACTTCGAAAACGGCTTGGGGTTCATCAGCCTCTCGGCGTACTGGCAATCGGTGATTCGTGGAGTGTTTCTGCTGCTGGTGATCGTGTTACAGGCGAGAGTGTTGAAGCAGCGCGGCAAGAAGCGCGTCGCTGCTGCAGCGTAA
- a CDS encoding ferredoxin--NADP+ reductase, with protein MSNLNSQTVLSVHHWTDTLFSFTCTRDPSFRFENGQFTMVGLEVDGKPLIRAYSLASANYEEHLEFLSIKVQDGPLTSRLQHLKVGDEVLIGKKPVGTLMADNLLPGKTLWLLSTGTGLAPFMSIIKDPDIYDRYERVVLTHTCRFVDELAYKEYITDHLPAHEHLGELVQEKLLYYPTVTREAFQNRGRITELIETEKLFADLGVPGFSLEDDRVMLCGSPHMLRDTRKLLDDLGFQEGSNNAPGHYVVEKAFVG; from the coding sequence ATGAGCAACCTGAATTCACAAACCGTCCTGAGCGTCCATCACTGGACCGATACGCTTTTCAGCTTCACCTGCACGCGCGATCCGTCGTTCCGTTTCGAAAACGGCCAGTTCACGATGGTGGGCCTCGAAGTCGACGGCAAGCCGCTGATCCGCGCCTACAGCCTCGCGAGTGCGAACTACGAAGAGCACCTCGAATTCCTGAGCATCAAGGTGCAGGACGGCCCGCTCACGTCGCGCTTGCAGCATTTGAAGGTCGGCGACGAAGTCCTGATCGGCAAGAAGCCGGTCGGCACGCTGATGGCCGATAACCTGCTGCCGGGCAAGACGCTGTGGCTGCTGTCCACCGGCACGGGGCTCGCACCGTTCATGTCGATCATCAAAGATCCGGACATTTACGACCGCTACGAGCGCGTGGTCCTGACGCACACCTGCCGTTTCGTCGACGAACTGGCGTACAAGGAATACATCACGGATCACCTGCCGGCGCACGAGCATCTGGGCGAGCTGGTGCAGGAAAAGCTGCTGTACTACCCGACGGTGACGCGTGAAGCGTTCCAGAACCGCGGCCGCATCACCGAACTGATCGAAACCGAAAAGCTGTTCGCCGACCTCGGCGTGCCGGGCTTCTCGCTCGAAGACGACCGCGTCATGCTGTGCGGCAGCCCGCACATGCTGCGCGACACGCGCAAGCTGCTCGACGATCTGGGCTTCCAGGAAGGCAGCAACAATGCGCCGGGTCACTACGTGGTCGAAAAGGCGTTCGTGGGCTAA
- a CDS encoding Metal-dependent hydrolase, endonuclease/exonuclease/phosphatase family, with translation MRNPEELIRESVAPKDFIAVSWNLHKGRTPLGFQAWQAMQRWVQSTHADAYFLQEAMARRMPSPILASSFGSPLADPLSDVWHCQATEIARAAELEIALGPNVFKPSWRHGNAILSPHPLDLGGRWDISAHRFEKRGLLVARATFGGHSVTLLCAHLALTRAARLRQMNWIAHWIAKEAPEGPLVLAGDFNDWRNDSVPLFAEHGLQEVATLLGESGRTFPAFSPALALDKMFVRGMQPIEWIQPTQETAWLSDHLPYMARLRVD, from the coding sequence ATGCGAAACCCAGAAGAATTGATCCGCGAGAGCGTCGCGCCCAAGGATTTCATTGCGGTGAGCTGGAATCTGCACAAAGGCCGCACACCGCTCGGTTTTCAGGCGTGGCAGGCGATGCAGCGCTGGGTTCAGTCGACCCATGCGGACGCGTATTTTTTACAGGAAGCGATGGCGCGGCGCATGCCCTCGCCGATCCTGGCAAGTAGTTTCGGCTCACCGCTCGCCGATCCGTTGAGCGATGTCTGGCACTGCCAGGCCACCGAAATCGCACGCGCGGCCGAACTCGAAATCGCGCTGGGGCCGAACGTGTTCAAGCCTTCGTGGCGGCATGGCAATGCGATTTTGTCGCCGCATCCACTCGATCTCGGCGGACGCTGGGATATCTCCGCGCATCGCTTCGAAAAGCGCGGCTTGCTGGTGGCGCGGGCCACCTTCGGCGGTCATTCGGTCACGTTGCTGTGTGCGCATCTCGCGCTCACGCGCGCGGCGCGCTTGCGACAGATGAACTGGATCGCGCACTGGATCGCGAAGGAAGCGCCGGAAGGTCCGCTGGTGCTGGCTGGCGACTTCAACGACTGGCGCAACGACTCGGTGCCGCTCTTCGCCGAACACGGCTTGCAGGAAGTGGCGACGCTGCTCGGCGAATCGGGCCGCACGTTCCCCGCCTTCTCGCCGGCGCTCGCGCTCGACAAGATGTTCGTGCGCGGCATGCAGCCGATCGAATGGATCCAGCCGACGCAGGAAACCGCGTGGCTGTCAGATCACTTGCCGTATATGGCGCGTTTGCGAGTGGATTGA
- a CDS encoding monosaccharide ABC transporter membrane protein, CUT2 family has translation MALKLHTESLHTEPRQPNTTPPMPDTASPRATAASTMKKWRHLAMQREVIVLLAMVLFNLIFTPHFWSLQTFNVNMTQVVTIVIVGIGMTLVVATGGIDLSVGASMAISGALAPMLFLNIPGPGGIALAFVLPVLAAAACGVFNGLLVTRLSVQPIVATLVLFIAGRGIAQVVTDGSLQAFNTPAFQWIALGKVAGVPFQVLLMLALVAVFAWVVRKTLFGQYLLITGGNEKAAYLCGVPTATVKLIAYTLCAALAGLAGLISISVNSSSDANVVGLGVELDAIAAVAVGGTALTGGKAYIGGTLIGALIIQLLRYTLLAHGIPDAAALVVKAGIIVAAVYVQRRSR, from the coding sequence ATGGCGCTTAAGTTGCACACCGAGTCGTTGCACACCGAGCCGCGGCAACCCAACACCACGCCGCCGATGCCGGACACCGCCTCGCCGCGCGCCACGGCCGCATCGACGATGAAGAAATGGCGGCACCTCGCCATGCAACGCGAAGTGATCGTGTTACTCGCGATGGTGCTCTTCAACCTGATCTTCACCCCCCACTTCTGGTCGCTGCAAACCTTCAACGTCAACATGACGCAGGTGGTGACGATCGTGATCGTCGGCATCGGCATGACGCTGGTGGTGGCGACGGGCGGCATCGATCTGTCGGTGGGCGCGTCGATGGCGATCTCGGGCGCGCTCGCGCCGATGCTGTTCCTGAACATTCCGGGGCCGGGCGGCATTGCGCTCGCGTTCGTGCTGCCGGTGCTGGCGGCCGCCGCGTGCGGCGTCTTCAACGGCTTACTGGTGACGCGGCTATCCGTCCAGCCGATTGTCGCCACGCTGGTGCTGTTCATCGCCGGGCGCGGCATCGCCCAGGTCGTCACCGACGGCAGCCTGCAGGCGTTCAACACGCCCGCGTTCCAGTGGATCGCTTTGGGCAAGGTCGCCGGCGTACCGTTCCAGGTGCTGCTGATGCTTGCGCTGGTCGCCGTGTTCGCGTGGGTCGTGCGCAAGACCTTGTTCGGCCAGTATCTGCTCATCACCGGCGGCAACGAAAAGGCCGCCTATCTGTGCGGTGTGCCGACGGCCACCGTGAAGCTGATCGCTTACACGCTATGCGCCGCGCTCGCGGGGTTGGCGGGGCTGATCTCGATCTCGGTGAATTCGTCGTCGGATGCGAATGTGGTGGGGCTCGGCGTCGAACTCGATGCGATCGCCGCGGTGGCGGTCGGCGGCACGGCCCTGACGGGCGGCAAGGCGTATATCGGCGGCACGCTGATCGGCGCGCTGATCATCCAGTTGCTGCGCTATACGTTGCTCGCGCACGGCATTCCCGACGCGGCGGCGCTGGTGGTGAAGGCCGGCATTATCGTCGCCGCGGTTTATGTGCAGCGCCGCTCACGGTAA
- a CDS encoding transcriptional regulator, LacI family: MTDIAKLTGVSQSTVSLVLNNATGAKFSETTRNKVLKAAHDLGYRLSLREPVSVSDDERNLIVYLADEISTSPHPVVNIDGARDAAYASGKMLAVYSTHGNADIEKQVLDATLSNPHVFGVIYATVYTRKVTLPAALAKVPTVLLNCYTSEGGQSSVVPAEVAGGHLATDYLLRSGHRRIGYINGEPWQDASKDRLKGYRTALATADLPYAPEMVRDGDWSSGVGFEMTLSLMREPHPPTAIFCANDLAALGAIEALKQLGLRVPEDVSVLGYDDQEIARHTHPPLSTVVLPNYELGRWAVETLLQEEHNRAAGAPVRHRLVKLDGPLVERASVRVITEAEKPIINIISD, translated from the coding sequence ATGACCGACATCGCCAAGCTCACCGGCGTGTCGCAATCCACGGTCTCGCTCGTTCTAAACAACGCGACCGGCGCAAAATTCTCCGAGACCACCCGCAACAAGGTGCTGAAGGCCGCGCACGACCTCGGCTACCGGCTTTCGCTGCGCGAACCGGTATCGGTTTCGGATGACGAACGCAATCTGATCGTCTATCTAGCCGACGAGATTTCCACCAGCCCGCACCCGGTCGTCAACATCGATGGCGCGCGCGACGCGGCCTACGCAAGCGGCAAGATGCTCGCCGTCTACTCAACGCACGGCAACGCCGACATCGAAAAGCAGGTGCTCGACGCCACGCTGTCGAACCCGCATGTATTCGGCGTGATCTACGCGACCGTCTACACGCGCAAGGTCACCCTGCCGGCCGCGCTGGCGAAGGTGCCCACCGTGCTGCTGAACTGCTACACGAGCGAAGGCGGGCAGTCTTCGGTGGTGCCGGCGGAAGTCGCGGGCGGCCATCTGGCGACCGACTATCTGCTGCGCTCCGGCCATCGGCGGATCGGCTATATCAACGGCGAACCGTGGCAGGACGCCTCGAAAGACCGCCTCAAGGGCTATCGCACCGCGCTCGCCACCGCCGACCTGCCGTACGCGCCAGAAATGGTGCGCGACGGTGACTGGAGCTCGGGGGTCGGCTTCGAAATGACGCTGTCCCTGATGCGCGAGCCCCATCCGCCGACCGCCATCTTCTGCGCCAACGACCTGGCCGCACTGGGCGCGATCGAAGCGTTGAAGCAACTCGGCCTGCGCGTGCCCGAAGACGTTTCCGTGCTCGGCTACGACGACCAGGAAATTGCCCGCCACACGCATCCGCCCCTGTCGACGGTGGTGCTGCCGAACTACGAACTGGGACGCTGGGCCGTCGAAACCTTGCTGCAGGAAGAACACAACCGCGCGGCCGGCGCACCGGTTCGGCATCGGCTGGTGAAGCTCGACGGACCACTCGTCGAACGCGCTTCGGTCAGGGTAATTACCGAGGCAGAAAAGCCAATAATTAATATTATTAGTGATTGA
- a CDS encoding monosaccharide ABC transporter substrate-binding protein, CUT2 family: protein MASLNTQSRRHARKQQIRPLAGSLLALAIGFGVATAHADDALPKLPNKTPLKVGFAQTESNNPWRLAETKSFKDIAAKCGWQLVMTDANSSNAKQVSDIQNMIAQHVDLLVFPPREEKPLAPVVLQAKKAGIPVILVDRDVDQSVAKAGRDYITFIGSDFIDQGHRAADWLVKATGGKAKIIELEGTTGASAANDRKKGFDEIIAKNPGMTIIASQSGDFARDKGRQVMETLLQAHPEVTAVYAHNDEMALGAIAAIKAAGKQPGKDIQIVTIDGTKGGMDAIAAGELGASVQSSPFFGPLACDVAQRYAKGEKIPTWVKVSDRFYDKSNVQQSMQYGY, encoded by the coding sequence ATGGCGTCGCTCAATACGCAGTCGCGCAGGCACGCGCGCAAGCAACAGATTCGTCCGCTGGCAGGTTCACTGCTGGCTCTGGCAATCGGGTTCGGCGTCGCCACGGCGCACGCCGACGACGCGCTGCCGAAGTTGCCCAACAAGACACCGCTGAAGGTCGGCTTCGCGCAGACCGAAAGCAACAATCCGTGGCGCCTCGCGGAAACCAAGAGCTTCAAGGACATCGCCGCAAAGTGCGGCTGGCAGTTGGTCATGACCGACGCCAACAGTTCAAACGCGAAACAGGTGTCGGACATCCAGAACATGATCGCGCAGCACGTCGATCTGCTGGTGTTCCCGCCGCGCGAAGAAAAGCCGCTTGCGCCGGTCGTGCTGCAAGCTAAAAAGGCTGGCATTCCGGTGATCCTGGTCGACCGCGACGTCGATCAGTCGGTGGCCAAGGCGGGCCGCGACTACATCACCTTCATCGGCTCGGACTTCATCGATCAGGGGCATCGCGCCGCTGACTGGCTGGTCAAGGCGACCGGCGGCAAGGCGAAGATCATCGAACTCGAAGGCACCACCGGCGCGTCCGCGGCGAACGACCGCAAGAAGGGTTTCGACGAAATCATTGCGAAGAATCCGGGCATGACGATCATTGCGTCGCAAAGCGGCGACTTCGCGCGCGACAAGGGCCGTCAGGTGATGGAAACGCTGTTGCAGGCGCATCCGGAAGTGACCGCCGTCTACGCGCATAACGACGAGATGGCGCTTGGCGCGATCGCCGCGATCAAGGCGGCCGGCAAGCAACCGGGCAAGGACATCCAGATCGTCACGATCGACGGCACCAAGGGCGGCATGGATGCGATCGCTGCCGGCGAACTCGGCGCAAGCGTGCAATCGAGCCCGTTCTTTGGCCCGCTCGCTTGCGATGTTGCACAGCGTTACGCCAAGGGCGAAAAGATCCCGACGTGGGTCAAGGTATCGGACCGCTTCTACGACAAGAGCAACGTGCAGCAGAGCATGCAGTACGGCTATTGA
- a CDS encoding aldose 1-epimerase, with protein MRDVSLNPVRPFATELTWLDDPVIAPALVALVAGAMRVVIAPEVGGALAAYYESTPEGPLHWLRPATQAAFDECDPLRMASFPLFPYCNRIRDARFQFDGGIVDLNGNDLRFAHALHGNAWRHPWQVGARTESSVELHFEHEPDSQQPGDWPFRYRAQQRIELIGGALRITLSAQNLGDRPMPFGMGHHPYYPRTAQTRVYAHVQAMWHADADVLPTHLGPHPAIEALRDGLSPDAFALDNNFANWSREATIAWPDEHRQLTMTADAPFDHMVVFAPANDAQLCVEPVTNTTDCFNAAGMQEQVGGCVLQPGEEIAATLEWTPRRG; from the coding sequence ATGCGCGACGTTTCCTTGAATCCGGTCCGGCCGTTCGCAACCGAGCTCACGTGGCTCGACGACCCCGTGATCGCGCCGGCGCTTGTCGCGCTGGTGGCAGGCGCCATGCGCGTGGTGATCGCGCCTGAAGTCGGCGGCGCGCTGGCGGCTTACTACGAGTCGACGCCCGAAGGCCCGCTGCATTGGCTGCGGCCGGCCACGCAAGCGGCGTTCGATGAATGCGATCCGCTGCGCATGGCGAGCTTCCCGCTTTTTCCCTACTGCAACCGGATTCGCGACGCGCGCTTCCAGTTCGACGGCGGCATCGTCGATCTGAACGGCAATGACTTACGTTTTGCGCATGCGCTGCACGGCAATGCGTGGCGGCATCCCTGGCAGGTGGGGGCGCGCACGGAAAGCTCAGTGGAATTGCACTTCGAACACGAACCGGATTCGCAGCAGCCCGGCGATTGGCCGTTTCGCTATCGCGCGCAGCAACGCATCGAGCTGATCGGCGGCGCGCTGCGCATCACGTTGTCTGCCCAGAACCTCGGCGACCGGCCGATGCCCTTCGGCATGGGCCATCACCCGTACTATCCGCGCACCGCGCAGACCCGCGTCTACGCGCATGTGCAAGCCATGTGGCATGCCGACGCCGACGTGCTGCCCACGCATCTCGGTCCCCACCCCGCGATCGAGGCGCTGCGAGACGGCCTATCGCCGGACGCGTTCGCGCTCGACAACAACTTCGCTAACTGGTCGCGCGAGGCGACGATTGCATGGCCCGACGAACACCGCCAACTGACGATGACCGCCGACGCGCCCTTCGATCATATGGTGGTATTCGCGCCGGCCAACGACGCGCAACTGTGCGTGGAACCGGTGACGAATACCACCGATTGCTTCAACGCGGCCGGCATGCAGGAGCAGGTGGGCGGCTGCGTGTTGCAGCCGGGCGAGGAGATCGCCGCGACGCTGGAATGGACGCCGCGAAGAGGCTAG